The genomic stretch gaggggtccggaggcCCACATCCCTTCCCATCCCCTACCCATCCTCTCCTTCCCTATCCTCATTCCCTCCCATCCTCGCCCCTTCTACCTAACTCCTTCCAAACCCCTAACCAGTAGGCAACACCCGTAACCCAGTTACGGTAGTCTATGGGCGGCGCGCttagcttaccatcaggcaaGGCGTCGGCTCGTTTGCCTTCTTctaccattaaaaaaaaaaaaaaaattttgcaaaaaaaattctaaacgTGATTGCGAattgtttgtatattattacctactaaCTTTAAACCTTGTATGATATCCAACTAACAAAACCTTTTTCTTGTTACAGTGCATGGCGCGAGCGTTGTACGACAACATAGCGGAGTCACCAGACGAATTGGCATTCAGACGAGGCGACCTCCTCACCGTACTGGAGCAGAACACGGGAGGGAGCGAGGGCTGGTGGCTCTGCTCACTAAGAGGCAGACAGGTAAACACACtgttcaaactcaaacaattatttattcaattatacttctagaagcacttttgaatcgtcataacagttTAACATTTActaccgattcggaaagcagtaggtatctacggagaagaaccggcaagaaactccattcTATTGTTCATTGAACTTACCGCAAGATATTGTCCTGAATAAACAACTTACCGGTCCGAAATTAGATGTTTAAAAGCTCGTCCTCCTTGtgaatgaaattgaaaataatgtcctatttatttcaatgaatgTTTCAGCGGAATTAATAGTTATTTCTTGTAAACTTAAcgttgaaaatatttcaaaacgatttagtaaatacatatttgtattaatattaaagacaAACAATACagaaagtataaaattatagcaatctacagaattttaattaaatcaacgCTTCTTTAATACATTACTTATAGAGAAACACGAGTTGTTTTAATCGTAACTTGCCAACTTTTTCTGCTCACCGCAAAAGCTCTccaaaaagttatattttccACATAAGTGGTTCCTTCATATTTGTTGCTTTTCGTTTGCTACCTTTGAACGTAGATTTTTCATTTAGGTACATCATTGCAGAATACTTCTTATTTTGTGCATATCtgagttttataatttacctcAAATTGTGTGaaatttagttaaaataaagataatgtttttgattaaaattgcTGCCTCATTCTTAAAAcaaggtaaataaatatttaccttattttgtacaataataattatcctgGTAGAAAACATATTGTGTAAACTATGACAATAGAACACCACCTGCTTCTTCAGTACTTAAAAATgactaaaataacatttttttccagGGAATATGTCCAGGCAACCGTTTGAGGATAGTGGCCGGGGTATTCGATGCCAGCTCCACGGCACAGAGGCGGCGGACGCGGACACCCGCGCCCGTCGCTCACCAGCCAATGCCGGCTCAACAATCTCCAGCTTTTACCAAAGTAAGGGCTAAATATTCAttgcattcaaatgctttattaaatctatttttttctgttctttaaaaaatataaagtaactGCTGTTTGATTCTGGAAGGTCCTTGTAAAGCACTCATTAAATTATATGCCTAAGTACGTACATACTACACAATACcgtaattttcattttatattatagttaatcAATTAATAACAAGAAGACAGATTAATCGAATAAAgcatgtattttaatatagagTGTTGAACAGTAATCTGCTAATTTGAAACCTAATGGATAGCGCAACGAACTCAACTTCCTAATTCCTCGTCAGAGCGTTTTGACTGAAACCCTTAATTATATTTGAGTCaatattttaggaaattttttaACGATAAGTTCATCATATAGGTAACTACCTATTTAGTAAATTATGTTTACCAATTGCTGTGTTATAAACACTTAAAAGGAAATTCACCTATGTTTAGTTTCGAAAActgagttattttttaattccttAGTGACGCGTCAAATTCGGACAGTATTTGATCACGTACACCCTAATGAATACGTCATTAAACGCAATAAACAGGAAAACTATGTGTAATTACTCGAAAAGCAACGTAATTGAATACTATTGAACCTTTTGTATCCCAAtgataatacataatacaatatcatTCTATAAGATAAATTTTTGATTAGGTACCATCCTGCTAACCTGTGGCTTCACGGACGGAGACGTGACGGAGtgactttaataaaaatataatttttgtttatttttagatcgAAGAATGTTCACATTACGATGTACCCAGAGCACCTATGCCTGTACAGCGTCTCGGGACGTACGACTGTCCCCGCCCTACGGCTGATTGGTACGACGCCCCGAGAGCCCCTCGACCCGCAAGCGCTGACTCAGCTTGCAGCGGCACCGGCTCGCTGACCTCAGCCACGTCAAGCGCTTCAGCGAACTCTGGGAGCTCAGTACACTCAGCGTCAAGCACGTACGATGTGCCGCGGTCGCGCGCTCTGCCCCTGCCCTGTGATGCAGCGTTGGAAGCGCTTGAACGATTACAAGTGAGTTCAGATTTGATTCATATGTTATACTTACCTTGTGTATGTTTTTTCTGTAGAAGCTAATTAAGTTTTATCTGTTATATATTGAAATGATCTTctgtttcaaaaattataagttaGCTGCTACAAAATTATTCTCcgaattttagtttaaaaaaagtagTAACTATTCAGTTTTCTGTGGTACAAGGAATTAGtcattgttgttttattatagaaGCCCGCAGCAATACCACATTAAACGTTTATACCAGTTCTAAATATacagtaaaaacaaatttacacTTCTATACGGTTTCCGTTTACACTATCCCTTGCCCGATCATAGCCAGACCAAAATGAccatacattaattatttattacttataatgtACAGGAAGAAGCATCAGCCGCGGTATCCCGGCTGCTGTCGTACGTGTCGCCGGGGTGGCGGCGGCGCGGCGCACTGCGGGCGCGCGTGCTGGACGTGCGCGTGGCCGGCGCCCGCCTGCGCGCCGCGCTGCACGACCTCGCCGTGTTCGCGGACGCCACGCTGGCTAACGCGCACGATGCACAAGATAAAGGTAAGCAAGTATACTGTACAAAATGGTTTCGGTTTTCGGTAAAACAGGTACCTATAGTTCGTAGACAAATAGAAGTGTGGCAGTTAAACAGGGATTGATGAATGTTCTGTGCTGTGTATTGTAGATAAAAAGAGATTAATAGAAGTCAATgcagaatataaaattaatccaAAAAATCCAAGTCCAAAAAGACCAAAATTCATTTCAAAGCATTAAATGAATTTTGGACATTAGATACTAACATATTGCTTAGTTGTAAATCTTATTcctcttaaaaatataagtagcaTAGTTTCTAGACTATGCTTTAATCGCTTTTTCTCACTAACTAATCATACAAATCTACCAGGTATCGCAGTAAAGCTACGGCCGCTGGTGAAAGCGCTAAAGGACGCAGAACGCATCACGCACGAGGCGACAAGCGCGTTAGACGCAGGCGACTGGGCGCCAGAACGCTTGGAGCGGGACAGAGAGCCCACAGACGGCACGCAGGACGCGCTCGACCAGCTCGTGGCGTGTGCGAGGTCGCTCACTGAAGATGTGAGACGCGCTGCTTCGTTTATACATGGAAACGCGTCACTGCTCTTCAGGTAAACTTACTTGTAGTGCTATTTTGTTTTCCaatgtcaatattttaaagttaggCTCTTGATGGTTGTATCACTTACATGAAAAACCTTAACTTAACTGGCCTTATTATTAACTTCTTAAATCTCTAGCGACTTTACtactaaacaaaaacaatttgaaattagcaagaaattttaaaacaatagctATAGGTATACCTAGcctataattatatgtaggtatttaaaatcgCAACtcaagtaaaattaaaatttacagaCGATCAGCTACAGTCCCCGAACACGAATGGACAGAAGAATACGATTATGTGAGGCTAGAATCACGAACAGCGGTGGGCCGTCGCAACGCGGAGATCAGAGCGGCTTTACCTGACAAGCTGCGAGCTTCATTCGACGCTCTAGTCAGAGATGCTGACCATGCTGGCgaggtaattattatacaaactgTGCACTTGTATACGATGATAAAGGACAATATGTTTTGTTAGAATTGTAGATTTAAATTCCCAAGTAGAGCTTGCGTATCGACATTTAAACACGTTCGTATGAATAGATCTCTACCGACTTTACTTTTTCTTACTTTAATACCCCTTTGTGCACAGGTTAGCGCAGTAGCAGCAGCCACCCGCCTGCCTCCAGACGACAGGCAACTAGCGGCATTCTACGCAGCGCAGACCGCAACATACGGCGCCCACCTCTCCACAGCAGTAGAAGCCTTCTTGCGAACTATAGAGATGGGCCAGCCGCCAGACGTGTTCCTCGCGCATGGAAAGTTCGTCGTGCTAAGTGCGCACAGGATTGTGCATGTTGGCGATACGGTGCATAGGTGTGTTGAATTATTTCTTTGATGTAATATTACGCCGAATGTTTTGAAATGTTACTCAGAACTATCGTGATACCATCAATAgatattaacaaattattgaaatatttataataaactcattatagttattatacctaattatttactttacctATAAGTTCTAGTAAAAATTGAGTAGATATTCATAACCCATTTATCTTGTTTCAGGAGTGCACAGCACGCGGGGTTGAAAGCGAAAATACTCCGATGTTCTGACGCTCTATCAGATGCACTGGCAACAACCGTCGCTAAGACGAAAGCGGCAGCGCAGCAATTCCCTTGCGCGAGTGCCGTAGCTGAAATGGCGGAATCTGCTAGAACCCTCGCAGCAAGAGCACAAGAGTTGAGAAGGGCTTTAGTAAGGGCTGCAGAACCACCGCAAGACACTCCGGCTACTACAGTCCCCCCTTCCACGACAAGTACCCCGTTAACTCCTCTTACTCCCATCGCTCCCCACGGCGCCTCTCTCCCAGTACTATAAACTCTTCCTGCTTATGCCATGGATTTGAAACGCTTATGGAATTCAAGCAGACAATATTCAGTAGAACTAGATGCTCCAGTTTTCGACGTCTTGATCGGTGGGTTGAGGTTGGGCAATGGATTTTGACTAAGGAAATACTTGTCAAACTCAAGAAAAACCTACTGATCgcagattttataaatatgatgCTATAGACGTGTGTACTTAAGgatgattttattttggatATTTTACATGGTTTGAGGGAATGACAGGATTTGTGCTGGACACCGAGGAAGCTGGTTTTCCTCCAAAAACTTAAAAAGGCCGGTACCAAAGACAAATGATGATGCGCAATTTATACATCGAGTATACTGcctaatgaaaacaaaatgcGAATAGTTTATATTCAATGTTAGCAATATAATTCCGATCTTTGATTCTGCAAACATTGGTCAAAGGTTTTAggaatttaaaacataaaaggcTATCAATTTATGATTCAGAATGGAATgcataaaaaatgattttagaTGCTGGATGCTCATTTGCTGTAGTGAGTTGAGTTGTCCGTCcagttttatacaattttgcATCAATTGTAATTTAAGAATATcgttcaataatattaaagccTTACTTTACACAAGGAGATGTTTGAACCTcaatacgtaggtacctaacgTACCATGTTATTCTTGTTCCATCATTGTCTTCCTAACgataaaaaatagaggtgTGGTCATGTAGACAAATATTTCCTTGTGtaaataaagctatatttgTAAACTAAATGTGTTGTAAAGCGTACAAATTGTGCTCGTAGTAAAAAGCAATTTATTGCTTTATTGTTAAAGTGCATAATCGTATTCCAGTGGTCTGCAGGATATGATTATGTCTGACGTATGTAGCTCCAATGCagtgattataaatttaactatAAATGTTCCTTGAAAGCATTCTATGTATGTTAAGGCTATAAAAGCTCAGTATTGCGCTAGAATTTATGACCAATAAGTGTGTAAGACAACTAAATTATTTGGTGTTTTATGTGAAGAATTTGAATGCCTGTGCTCAATTATTCAAGTTTTGTTCAACAAATTACAAAGTAGATGGACACTGCCAGTAAAACGagatttttaatcaatattgaCAAATCTGGAACTTTCgaaaacattttacattttatagcATACCAATTGTATTTATACTCCAAGATTTACCAACGATTTCGTGGCAGAATAATAATTgagaagtaatattatataaattattgtaagcCGATGCAATGGATCTTAATTGACGGTATCGCGATatcttgtattttataaataaaccataACTAAGCgtagaatacaatatatcaATGTAAAAACATGTTGTATATTAGCTATGTGTAATATATTTCCTAGATGTCGTAGTTTAGTTAGGTATAGATGAAATTGTACAAAAggcatattaaataattttattgattgtattataatttaatcgtCTTGCAAAACGCAATCAagtaaatatacaaaatttcgtATTTACacaatcgttttattttaatcctagaccctacctatattatattctaagtGAACGACTAGAAATACTAGAATACCTACatggtttaatttaattaccattataataaataaactctaTGGATTTTTCATCGCTCGCAGACAGCCGCTCactttaacattaattaattaatcccAATCATCCAATCTTAATCCCAATAATTAATGATCTTTGTGacctaatttatttaactaaacATTCACTCGTTTAAATACAAACTACCTACCCTTTTCAAatgatagtatttttattttcatgttcttatgtataaaatacaaagaaGGGACAAAGGTATTATCACAGTAGTAAAacaatatatgtatgtattttaaaatattatcaagaCCACATATCGCGGTTAAAAGGGGTcagttaatgaaaaaaaaaaaatgttttaaatataaaatttgtacgGAATCTTTATTGTCGTGAGTTTGACTCGCTCTTAACCAATTTTTTAGTAATTCCCTTCGAAATCCAGCGAAATGAAATCCATAAATTTTTCACTCCTAGTATCACGTCTTAAGGACAGCGATCCACCTACATCGTGCGATGTAAAGGAAAGTGAATTACATTTCATGCGTTTTGATCATTCaatattacaaaacaaacacacaaaataaactttaagtgtatttattaatgtgaCTTCAAATATTCTTGCGccagtttttctttttccgTATAAACGAGAGCAGGATGTGTTTCTGGTAGTTTCATCTCTGCCGCTACAGCTTCCAGTCTTGCGGTCCGCAATCGAAGAGACGTTTCGAGAGATTTCGCTTCTCTCTCCGCAACTTCTGCTCTTATTGCCTCTTCTAATCTCTTTCTTTTGAGCTGAAATTTAAGTttgttaatgtatttatatatacttatatgatAAAGAGTTATGTATGTAacataacatagttttaagcatatttaacaaaaaggTGTATTAGGGCTATGTACAACTGAATTCTGATGTAATGACTAAGTATATGTAATGTCCTTTGCAAAAAATGTTCACAATgacgagcacacgtgtcagaagtgaaacttctttggtaaatcaaagaaaaaatcgTCGCTTTTCTcaatgacgtgacggtattaccacaacgcaaccttgaaattttactctcaacgcgcctaaataagtctcatttcaataatatataattgaacaataaaacaataacctACTTTTTTCttctatgtttattaaaatgctataaaatcataaaatatcatacCTTAGCAGTTTCCAACTGATAGTTAAGTAACTCTAGCTTCAACTTCACAActtctttattttcaaattcattcCAAGGTGCCATGTAACTTGTCGAGcctgaaaaaattaaaataattaaaaagtaccCTTATAAATAAGctaaaatatagataactattaaattaaattaaattgaacatCACTCTTATGAAATATATTGcaaatgtatttgtaaattgcATATACAATGTTTTGCCATTTACAAATACTTTTGAATGTTTTGAagaattaaacaaatataaattatattataacatttaatcaaTGAAATACCCACCAATCCCTGAATCAGCATTCATAACAAATTGTAATGGATCTATGCAATCATCATTATTCTGTAGTGGTGATGTTCTAAGGTCACTACGGTCAATATCATCCAAGTCTTCATCGTCCATTTTGTTTTCAAACAATGGTTCTGATTTGAATGGCTgtaatagaaaatttattttgttattacacTATTTTGTTATGCCCCGGCCACACTATGCTCCTCGCTCTGCTCATCGCGCTGCCATTATTCGCCGCGACATTGCCCTCTCTGGCCACATACTGCTCTACTTAATTAATCTGCGATTAATCGCGACGCTCCTCACTTGTCATTTGCCTTGTCTCACGAAATGGACGTTGAAACGGTGGCAGCGTGCGCACTGTGCATTTTTAGTATAGCTAATTATATCAATGTAGTAACAAGAatatagtaaaaattaaaattgtatattaatagtaaaaatacATCGTAGTCGTCGTCctcatttataaaaaacattaacaatttttcattTGACCATTTTAATGCTAGGCGACGACATAATTTCCAATTTTGCATACGTGTGCGTGTTTCGCGAGCGCTCGATGCGAATCGCGATCACGCGAGTATGTGGCCAGCACTGGCCTCTATAACTATACGCTGGACTGGCTATCACATACAAAATGACAGCTATTTGCTGTGCCGATTCAAAGCGCCCCCGGTGAAAGTTCTGAGAACTAATAAGATTACAAATTTCGTCGCTTCGTTTTGTTTACACAGGTTTAACCTCTGGATAATCTGAGTCTGAATCAAAAATAGTGTCGGTAATATTTCTATCATTGTAGTCGATATCAGAAAAGTTTTTATCGATGATAAACCATTTGTTTTACATCACAAGTATTAGTTCCATTCCCCCTCACTGGCCTCACTGTTGCCGTCAGCGCCAAAATGGCGATTTTCAAATAGGCACAAAAAAATGACAGCAGTAGCCTGTCCAGCGTATAGTTATAGAGGTCAGTGGTGGCCAGGCATTCGCCCTCGTATTGCCGGTTCTTTGACTCGcgcgcaaaaaccgacaaaATAGGAAGCAGTGAGCAGGACGATGAGCACGACGAGTGACATGACGAGTAACGTGGCCACACTAAGTCTCTGTCTGCATTTCTCTCTGCGTACTTCCCATTCCACTCGTCGAGTGTGTAGTAGGCGTATTAggaatatgataaaaaattatagtgTGTGTGTGGATTTTTAAAGAGGAATTTAGTTAAATgtgattttaatatacatgaaaaaaaaatgttattcgaATTGaagttaaatacataattagaTCAGTGAtacaaaattacttattttttcttattttatactgataaatatatcaaattaaattgatactatacatttaaaacaatattcacTTACCCTATTATCTAAGTCCAGACCACTGCCAAAcctttttatatattcatcTACACTGGCTTTTTTCATGatctttttcatattttcaaattttgttCTCAGAACCCTTTTTGACCTTGCATTTGTgctgtatttattaaactctTCTACAATCTataacagtttaatgaatataatataatcttaataattattattattttaatactagctttcggcccacggctttgcccgcgttttgaaagaaaaacccgcatagttcccgttctcaatggatttccaggataaaacctatttctatgttttaatccaagttactctccatatgtgtgctaaatttcattgtaatcggttctgtagaatttgcgtgaaagagtaacacacacacacatacatcctcacaaactttcgcatttataatattaatattatacataataccaAATACAAACTCACCCTTGTCCAAGCTAAGCTTTTTAAATCATTGGCTTTTTTGGTTGTTTCCCTGCTGAATATAATGTCCTTTTCTTGTTTTACACATTTCAAAAGTAAATCACATTCTTGTGGTGAAAAGTTTGTAGATCTTGCCTTTCTAAAATGATTTCatataaactttaaacttacaaacaaaatataactgAATGTCATTTAacaatataatgataataattatactttaccTATCTAATTCTCGAGCACTGTCTGAAAGaggtataaatttaaaaatgattacattaataacatttttttttggataGTTTTATATGAATACAGAGAGAAAGAGAAATAATTACCACCTTCATCTGATGATTTGTCATCCTCCCAGTAATTCAtagaattttcttttatttcattatcacaatctaaaaacaaaagtaatgaatatGATGAAATGGTaacacaaattaaatataattttaatataactagatacaatattatattatttaccatCTAGAAATGAAGCACATTCTATTGGTTCAACTCTGTTATCAGCTTCATGTATCATTGAAACCACTCTATTGGTGATttcatcaaattcattataatttaaatctattatattCTTTGATGCCCTCCTTGCCACTTTTTTAAGATTCTCCCATTTAGTTTTCAGGCTTTCAACACTTCTTGTATGCTTTACATCTCCTTCATTAAATTCTTTAGTAATTTTTGCCCAAACCCTATCCTTTGCATTGATTGATGCAGCATTTGTGTTCTTATTTAATACCaccgttttatatttttcaactaGATTTACTAGCacttttatttcgtttatacGAAACATTGGACCCCTATGgctgaaataatattgattgtaTAGGCCTTTTATCTTATACggcaaaattgtttattactaTTGTGGATATTAAGCTTTAGTTACCCAATTAATTCGATTGCAGATTGTTCGCGGTTTGGTGAATGATCCATTTATGTTTTGTTAGAATAAGCTGGTAAATAAATACTGTAcacattacaaataaaacatacttaatttaacttaactattatttataaatgcttatatattgttaaaatcaGAACAAGATTCTATTTCTTTCAAAACTTGTTTGCCTAGTTTGCATCTTGTCACATCCACAATAATTGTTCTGCCGTCCTTTAACTAGAAAGCCGTTAAGCCAACGAAGTGAGTTTCGagtaaatgacaaaaaagACGGAAATcgttatttcttaaaaattatgacacttagaataattattgagAGATACATCGATcgacatttaattatattatatataaataatagtttttaaccagacactgttataatttatttttaaattaactttttctCGTTTAGCTCAGCATATTAtctgaaaattttaactttttactgGACAAGACGGCCGTTAACATACCATAGCGACTTTTTAACTAAGTAAtttagcatttttatttttattttgtgatttttttttaatttattaataaaatgcttaCCTAAAACGTCGTTAAGCTACTATGACTGCTTTTAAGCTATGACTTTcgctttaatttatatttcaataacttTATAATCAGCAGTTAAGGGCTTTTGGATGCTTTTGTACTACGATTCTATATAGTTGTACTAAATTATAACCTtacttatgttaaaaatttgcTGCTGTCTGAATCTTTGCTCTCGGGAATTACATTCCCTAGGTCAACCAATGGATAGGAAAAGGATCAAAAGCTTTTAGGTTTAagtattaaagatttaaacacTATCTAAATTAATGGTTTTCGCGTCTGTCTGTGAGTAAcaagtattttatacttttactaaatgacttttttaattttttgataaaattaacctTTTTTTCACGTCATGTTCACGTTTATTTCATTACAGAGGCTCATTAAGGGGTTAAGATTGAGATAAATCGTCTCGCTTTTCTTTTTGGAACCGTATTTTCATTTAGAATTGCTATTAtaacgttattttaaaaatactcttCTGCGAAGCCATCACAAGAGTCAAGGATATGTGAGTACAAATAGGACATCAAACAATGTAAACAAATCGTtttctgaaaaaataatattaagactTGTGCACGAggcttttgaaaaaaaatcccGGTTTCAATAGGTCTTCAAGCTCTTACATGTGGGATgctcttaataaataatgtagaaCCGCTTATCAAATGATTAGAAGACTCTTTCATCCACattcagaaaatataatataccagAATATGTGGAAAATAGCAGG from Colias croceus chromosome 9, ilColCroc2.1 encodes the following:
- the LOC123694413 gene encoding breast cancer anti-estrogen resistance protein 1 isoform X2 is translated as MSGFGRWTMFEGDMEDVQCMARALYDNIAESPDELAFRRGDLLTVLEQNTGGSEGWWLCSLRGRQGICPGNRLRIVAGVFDASSTAQRRRTRTPAPVAHQPMPAQQSPAFTKIEECSHYDVPRAPMPVQRLGTYDCPRPTADWYDAPRAPRPASADSACSGTGSLTSATSSASANSGSSVHSASSTYDVPRSRALPLPCDAALEALERLQEEASAAVSRLLSYVSPGWRRRGALRARVLDVRVAGARLRAALHDLAVFADATLANAHDAQDKGIAVKLRPLVKALKDAERITHEATSALDAGDWAPERLERDREPTDGTQDALDQLVACARSLTEDVRRAASFIHGNASLLFRRSATVPEHEWTEEYDYVRLESRTAVGRRNAEIRAALPDKLRASFDALVRDADHAGEVSAVAAATRLPPDDRQLAAFYAAQTATYGAHLSTAVEAFLRTIEMGQPPDVFLAHGKFVVLSAHRIVHVGDTVHRSAQHAGLKAKILRCSDALSDALATTVAKTKAAAQQFPCASAVAEMAESARTLAARAQELRRALVRAAEPPQDTPATTVPPSTTSTPLTPLTPIAPHGASLPVL
- the LOC123694413 gene encoding breast cancer anti-estrogen resistance protein 1 isoform X3 yields the protein MSIPLGRETVLPTQCMARALYDNIAESPDELAFRRGDLLTVLEQNTGGSEGWWLCSLRGRQGICPGNRLRIVAGVFDASSTAQRRRTRTPAPVAHQPMPAQQSPAFTKIEECSHYDVPRAPMPVQRLGTYDCPRPTADWYDAPRAPRPASADSACSGTGSLTSATSSASANSGSSVHSASSTYDVPRSRALPLPCDAALEALERLQEEASAAVSRLLSYVSPGWRRRGALRARVLDVRVAGARLRAALHDLAVFADATLANAHDAQDKGIAVKLRPLVKALKDAERITHEATSALDAGDWAPERLERDREPTDGTQDALDQLVACARSLTEDVRRAASFIHGNASLLFRRSATVPEHEWTEEYDYVRLESRTAVGRRNAEIRAALPDKLRASFDALVRDADHAGEVSAVAAATRLPPDDRQLAAFYAAQTATYGAHLSTAVEAFLRTIEMGQPPDVFLAHGKFVVLSAHRIVHVGDTVHRSAQHAGLKAKILRCSDALSDALATTVAKTKAAAQQFPCASAVAEMAESARTLAARAQELRRALVRAAEPPQDTPATTVPPSTTSTPLTPLTPIAPHGASLPVL
- the LOC123694413 gene encoding breast cancer anti-estrogen resistance protein 1 isoform X1, whose translation is MVMSVKLFGLLRGLRKKPCDMCKCSRQSFSQRKASKKGCMARALYDNIAESPDELAFRRGDLLTVLEQNTGGSEGWWLCSLRGRQGICPGNRLRIVAGVFDASSTAQRRRTRTPAPVAHQPMPAQQSPAFTKIEECSHYDVPRAPMPVQRLGTYDCPRPTADWYDAPRAPRPASADSACSGTGSLTSATSSASANSGSSVHSASSTYDVPRSRALPLPCDAALEALERLQEEASAAVSRLLSYVSPGWRRRGALRARVLDVRVAGARLRAALHDLAVFADATLANAHDAQDKGIAVKLRPLVKALKDAERITHEATSALDAGDWAPERLERDREPTDGTQDALDQLVACARSLTEDVRRAASFIHGNASLLFRRSATVPEHEWTEEYDYVRLESRTAVGRRNAEIRAALPDKLRASFDALVRDADHAGEVSAVAAATRLPPDDRQLAAFYAAQTATYGAHLSTAVEAFLRTIEMGQPPDVFLAHGKFVVLSAHRIVHVGDTVHRSAQHAGLKAKILRCSDALSDALATTVAKTKAAAQQFPCASAVAEMAESARTLAARAQELRRALVRAAEPPQDTPATTVPPSTTSTPLTPLTPIAPHGASLPVL
- the LOC123694413 gene encoding breast cancer anti-estrogen resistance protein 1 isoform X4, which codes for MARALYDNIAESPDELAFRRGDLLTVLEQNTGGSEGWWLCSLRGRQGICPGNRLRIVAGVFDASSTAQRRRTRTPAPVAHQPMPAQQSPAFTKIEECSHYDVPRAPMPVQRLGTYDCPRPTADWYDAPRAPRPASADSACSGTGSLTSATSSASANSGSSVHSASSTYDVPRSRALPLPCDAALEALERLQEEASAAVSRLLSYVSPGWRRRGALRARVLDVRVAGARLRAALHDLAVFADATLANAHDAQDKGIAVKLRPLVKALKDAERITHEATSALDAGDWAPERLERDREPTDGTQDALDQLVACARSLTEDVRRAASFIHGNASLLFRRSATVPEHEWTEEYDYVRLESRTAVGRRNAEIRAALPDKLRASFDALVRDADHAGEVSAVAAATRLPPDDRQLAAFYAAQTATYGAHLSTAVEAFLRTIEMGQPPDVFLAHGKFVVLSAHRIVHVGDTVHRSAQHAGLKAKILRCSDALSDALATTVAKTKAAAQQFPCASAVAEMAESARTLAARAQELRRALVRAAEPPQDTPATTVPPSTTSTPLTPLTPIAPHGASLPVL
- the LOC123694365 gene encoding myb/SANT-like DNA-binding domain-containing protein 4 isoform X2, encoding MDHSPNREQSAIELIGHRGPMFRINEIKVLVNLVEKYKTVVLNKNTNAASINAKDRVWAKITKEFNEGDVKHTRSVESLKTKWENLKKVARRASKNIIDLNYNEFDEITNRVVSMIHEADNRVEPIECASFLDDCDNEIKENSMNYWEDDKSSDEDSARELDRKARSTNFSPQECDLLLKCVKQEKDIIFSRETTKKANDLKSLAWTRIVEEFNKYSTNARSKRVLRTKFENMKKIMKKASVDEYIKRFGSGLDLDNRPFKSEPLFENKMDDEDLDDIDRSDLRTSPLQNNDDCIDPLQFVMNADSGIGSTSYMAPWNEFENKEVVKLKLELLNYQLETAKLKRKRLEEAIRAEVAEREAKSLETSLRLRTARLEAVAAEMKLPETHPALVYTEKEKLAQEYLKSH
- the LOC123694365 gene encoding myb/SANT-like DNA-binding domain-containing protein 4 isoform X1 — protein: MDHSPNREQSAIELIGHRGPMFRINEIKVLVNLVEKYKTVVLNKNTNAASINAKDRVWAKITKEFNEGDVKHTRSVESLKTKWENLKKVARRASKNIIDLNYNEFDEITNRVVSMIHEADNRVEPIECASFLDDCDNEIKENSMNYWEDDKSSDEGDSARELDRKARSTNFSPQECDLLLKCVKQEKDIIFSRETTKKANDLKSLAWTRIVEEFNKYSTNARSKRVLRTKFENMKKIMKKASVDEYIKRFGSGLDLDNRPFKSEPLFENKMDDEDLDDIDRSDLRTSPLQNNDDCIDPLQFVMNADSGIGSTSYMAPWNEFENKEVVKLKLELLNYQLETAKLKRKRLEEAIRAEVAEREAKSLETSLRLRTARLEAVAAEMKLPETHPALVYTEKEKLAQEYLKSH